A genomic segment from Cryptococcus gattii WM276 chromosome J, complete sequence encodes:
- a CDS encoding xylulokinase, putative (Similar to TIGR gene model, INSD accession AAW46429.1) — protein sequence MSSPLFLGLDASTQSLKASLLSVNLDVVAECAIHFDSDLPQFGTRGGVHFGSDGQVHSPVMMLVEAMDLLFDKIKAAGWEVENIRGVAAAGQQHASVYWSRTSTKLLASLNPSLPLSSQLAEAFSRPIIPNWQDSSTTAECQALDTAVGGPAALAQLTGSRAYERFTGAQIMRFKRVDPVAYDQTDRIALVSNSVTTLLCLDGQVKGIDESDACGMNLWTMNRKQRGWNQELLKAIAGDDGAEELSRKLGRVETDGGRVVGHIGKWFVDRYGFNPECCVFPGTGDNPATFLSLTLRESEGLVSLGTSDVVLISTSTYHPDPEYHAFFHPAQIAPPSEQDEQNRQGAESLRYFNMIVYKNGSLTRQHVRDLYFDGSWDKFNAAIEELRPKSVIDLPSRTAFWWLLPDIVPHGAHGIYKYITDPTAGTLFEVPAAKKVDQFPDIRQEALALLESQLFNYRSRASVILDDSSTPYDPSSPTVDASLPRLTKVYATGGASANRTILSLMADVLSTKVCKNVEYLDGKWKDADWNACSVGVAYKARWGWERAIAADGDERKWVGFDTVIRECREVRKRIRGDEGKGLELEEEGIRIVASPGPGSRAYERRVEWWRELERKALEEQRAEKTA from the exons ATGTCCTCTCCTCTGTTCCTCGGCCTCGATGCATCCACACAATCTCTGAAAGCTTCGCTACTCTCCGTCAACCTGGATGTAGTGGCTGAATGTGCCATCCATTTTGATTCGGACTTGCCTCAGTTTGGTACACGAGGAGGTGTACATTTTGGTTCAGATGGCCAAGTTCATTCGCCAGTGATGATGCTGGTCGAAGCGATGGATTTGCTTTTTGACAAGATCAAAGCCGCCGGTTGGGAAGTCGAAAATATTCGAGGAGTCGCAGCTGCCGGACAG CAACATGCATCCGTTTACTGGTCTAGAACGTCTACTAAGCTCCTTGCTTCCCTCAACCCCTCACTGCCCTTATCTTCACAACTCGCCGAAGCCTTTTCTCGACCCATCATTCCCAACTGGCAAGATTCGTCCACCACCGCCGAATGTCAGGCACTCGACACCGCCGTTGGAGGCCCAGCTGCTCTCGCACAGCTAACTGGCTCTCGAGCGTATGAGCGATTCACCGGTGCACAAATCATGCGTTTCAAGCGGGTCGACCCTGTCGCGTACGATCAGACTGACCGGATCGCTCTTGTCAGTAACTCAGTGACTACTTTGCTCTGCTTGGATGGCCAAGTCAAGGGGATCGATGAAAGTGATGCTTGTGGGATGAATCTATGGACTATGAACAGAAAACAGAGAGGGTGGAATCAGGAATTGTTAAAGGCAATCGCTGGTGATGATGGGGCGGAAGAGCTTTCCAGAAAACTGGGGAGAGTGGAGACGGATGGAGGTAGGGTTGTGGGCCATATAGGCAAATGGTTTGTTGATCGGTACGGGTTCAATCCGGAATGCTGTGTGTTTCCTGGTACTGGGGATAATCCAGCTACATTCTTGAGTTTGACTT TACGCGAAAGTGAAGGTCTAGTCTCTCTCGGTACTTCCGACGTTGTCCTCATTTCTACAAGCACCTATCACCCTGATCCCGAATACCACGCATTCTTCCACCCGGCCCAGATAGCACCTCCTAGTGAGCAAGATGAACAAAACAGACAAGGAGCAGAATCTCTGAGGTATTTCAATATGATTGTGTATAAAA ATGGCTCTCTTACTCGACaacatgtgcgggaccTCTACTTTGACGGATCGTGGGATAAATTCAATGCTGCAATTGAGGAACTACGTCCCAAGTCTGTCATCGACCTTCCTTCTCGTACGGCTTTCTGGTGGCTTCTCCCAGATATCGTG CCACATGGGGCCCATGGTATCTATAAATACATAACCGACCCTACCGCTGGAACACTCTTCGAAGTACCAGCCGCCAAAAAAGTCGACCAATTTCCCGACATTCGACAAGAAGCCCTTGCCCTCCTTGAATCCCAACTTTTTAATTACCGTTCCCGCGCCTCTGTCATCCTCGACGACTCTTCTACCCCATATGACCCTTCCTCTCCCACTGTCGATGCTTCCCTCCCCCGCTTGACCAAGGTATACGCTACAGGCGGAGCCAGCGCTAACCGGACTATCTTGAGTTTGATGGCGGATGTGCTATCGACAAAGGTATGTAAGAATGTAGAGTATCTTGATGGGAAATGGAAAGATGCGGATTGGAATGCCTGTAGTGTTGGAGTGGCGTACAAGGCTCGCTGGGGATGGGAGCGAGCTATAGCAGCCGATGGGGATGAGAGGAAATGGGTTGGGTTTGATACGGTGATCAGGGAATGTAGAGAGGTGAGAAAGAGAATCCGAGGAGACGAAGGGAAGGGATTGGAGTTAGAAGAGGAAGGTATCAGGATTGTAGCTAGCCCGGGGCCTGGCTCAAGGGCGTATGAGAGAAGGGTCGAGTGGTGGAGAGAGCTGGAACGCAAAGCGTTGGAGGAACAGCGAGCTGAGAAGACGGCGTGA